From one Mustelus asterias chromosome 2, sMusAst1.hap1.1, whole genome shotgun sequence genomic stretch:
- the arl4aa gene encoding ADP-ribosylation factor-like 4aa has protein sequence MGNGLSDQTPILSSFPSFQSLHIVILGLDCAGKTTVLYRLQFNEFVNTVPTKGFNTEKIRVTLGNSKSVTFHFWDVGGQEKLRPLWKSYTRCTDGIIFVVDSVDVERMEEAKTELHKITRISENQGVPVLLIANKQDLRNCLSLSEVEKLLALSEISSSTPWHLQPTCAIIGDGLREGLEKLYEMIIKRRKMLKQQKKKR, from the coding sequence ATGGGTAATGGACTTTCAGATCAAACGCCTATTTTATCAAGTTTCCCATCATTTCAGTCTCTTCACATAGTTATACTGGGTTTGGACTGTGCTGGCAAAACTACAGTTCTGTACAGATTACAGTTCAATGAATTTGTCAACACTGTCCCAACAAAAGGATTTAATACTGAAAAAATCCGAGTGACTTTGGGGAACTCAAAATCAGTGACTTTCCATTTCTGGGATGTCGGTGGTCAAGAGAAACTGAGGCCACTCTGGAAATCTTATACTCGCTGCACAGATGGCATTATCTTTGTGGTGGACTCagtagatgtggaaaggatggaAGAAGCCAAAACAGAATTGCATAAAATAACCAGGATCTCTGAGAACCAAGGTGTGCCAGTGCTTTTGATTGCCAACAAACAAGATCTCAGgaactgcctctccctctctgaagTGGAGAAACTGTTAGCTTTGAGTGAAATAAGCTCCTCGACCCCATGGCACCTTCAACCTACCTGTGCCATCATAGGAGATGGGCTTAGGGAGGGATTGGAAAAACTTTACGAAATGATCATCAAGAGGCGGAAAATGTTAAAACAGCAAAAAAAGAAGAGATGA